GTCATCAAACTGTAATCGCCGGGTGAGGGACTTCCTTAAAGCCCGGGCGATCGCGAGGTCCGTTCGCTTTGCAGCTTATTCCCACTCGTCCATCATGTATTCGACTTCGACATCACTCTCGGACTCTTCATCCGAGAACGGTTCGTCGAGCGTCTCTGACGCGGTCGCTGTCGATGAGGAATCTGAGCCGTTGGCTGAAGCCGCGACTGATTCCGCCGGAGCGTAGCCGACCTTCCGAGCTGTGGGGACGATGGCCTTCACGAGCGTTGGGGCGAGCAGGCGATTGATCTTGCCGATGAACATGTCCTTCGAGAACGAAGACTTAATGACATAGTCGTCGGTGCCTGCCTGGATCGCGGCCAGAACCGTCTCTTTTGTGGCGTCGCCGGTCAGCATCACGAACTTTGTGCCGTGGAAGACCGGATTTTTGCGGAACTCTTTCAGCGTCGTCACACCATCCCAGCCGGGCATTTGATGATCGAGAATGACCAGATCCGGCCGATGCCCGATCGCTTTCTCAAGCCCGCTCTTCCCGTTGCTGGCAACAGCAATCAGGTAGTCTTTTCTCAGCAGCGAGACGACAAGGCTGCGAAACATCGGGTCGTCTTCGATGACGAGTATCCGTGACCGTCCTTGCATGGTGTCTTCTCCGCCGAATTCAGCGACAATTTCAGTATGAGCGAAGACCGCATTTGCGGCCGTAACAGGTCGTTCCGGTCCCTGGGGAAACCGGACAGACTCAGGATAGTATCGGCAAGGCTTCAGGCAGCAGTACCACCAAAGTACGAGCGTATTGAACGATTTTCCGAGTTTTTAACCCTGGGGGGGCACGTTGTAAGGGTTTCGCCTGACGCGACCGTGTTTTACGACGAACAAATTGCCCGCTCCTCCGGGAATCACCTGGTTCCTCAATCACGTAACCAGATCCACTGCAGGCCTTTGCAACAATCCTGTTCAGATCACGCAGGATGTCCAAGTGTTCCTCGGAAAGTTGAGGTCGTTCTGAATTGATCGCCGTCATTAGAGTTCCCGCTAACTATGCACCATTCGTTTTTGTCTCTTGTAGAGAGTAGTTTGCGACGGCATCGGGTGCGGCGTTCTGCGGCGATTCACCGACACTTTCTCCCCTTTCAGCGGCCCAAGTCAGCAGAATTGGCACAACCGGCCCCTCTGCATTTTTTCCGGA
The sequence above is a segment of the Rubinisphaera margarita genome. Coding sequences within it:
- a CDS encoding response regulator, which produces MQGRSRILVIEDDPMFRSLVVSLLRKDYLIAVASNGKSGLEKAIGHRPDLVILDHQMPGWDGVTTLKEFRKNPVFHGTKFVMLTGDATKETVLAAIQAGTDDYVIKSSFSKDMFIGKINRLLAPTLVKAIVPTARKVGYAPAESVAASANGSDSSSTATASETLDEPFSDEESESDVEVEYMMDEWE